In one window of Nocardia brasiliensis DNA:
- a CDS encoding glycosyltransferase, which produces MTKILAFTSPAKGHLYPVAPVLSELVSRGHAVTALTLPGSERELGPLGLTVRELPPALAPNTLDDWATTTEITTLRAALRALVARIPDEIQALRGAIIAERPDALLIDITAPGAQILAAASGLPWASWAPKLLPLPSPGTPPFGPGLRPRTDRLGRIRDNTMHWFLERRANEVLPEFNHMRRYYGLEALDSIVDYLRVPPLTLNFTAAPFDDAHPDWPESVARVGPGLWDPDAEPPAWLAAIDRPLALVTCSTAFHDDGRIAQLAMDALADSGYYTVVTSGAIDPETLTAAPNARVERFIPHHLLLDRAAVVVSHGGMGIVQKALAAGVPVCVVPSGRDHFEVARRVVGNNAGSRVAAKRLTAAKLRAGIEQAVACRAGAAHVATGFRAATGTLHAANLLEHHFAGVETGHPARFGSVPVYEAHHYPTNEVAPEIVPGEPDPVVLPPKSAPAQEEQRRHER; this is translated from the coding sequence ATGACCAAGATACTGGCCTTCACCTCACCGGCAAAGGGACATCTGTATCCGGTCGCGCCTGTTCTGTCCGAGCTGGTTTCCCGCGGCCATGCCGTCACCGCGCTGACGCTCCCCGGCAGCGAGCGGGAGCTCGGCCCCCTCGGCCTCACGGTGCGCGAGCTGCCACCGGCCCTGGCGCCGAACACGCTCGACGACTGGGCCACCACCACCGAGATCACGACCCTGCGCGCCGCGCTGCGCGCACTCGTCGCCCGCATCCCCGACGAGATCCAGGCGCTGCGCGGCGCGATCATCGCCGAACGCCCCGATGCCCTGCTGATCGACATCACGGCACCGGGCGCACAGATCCTCGCCGCGGCCAGCGGACTGCCGTGGGCCTCGTGGGCGCCGAAACTGCTGCCGCTCCCCTCGCCCGGCACACCACCGTTCGGACCGGGGCTGCGGCCGCGGACCGACCGGCTCGGCCGGATCCGCGACAACACCATGCACTGGTTCCTGGAGCGAAGAGCCAACGAGGTGCTGCCCGAGTTCAACCACATGCGCCGGTACTACGGCCTCGAGGCCCTGGACAGCATCGTCGACTATCTGCGCGTGCCCCCGTTGACCCTCAACTTCACCGCGGCGCCGTTCGACGACGCGCACCCGGACTGGCCGGAATCGGTCGCGCGGGTCGGCCCCGGCCTGTGGGATCCGGACGCCGAGCCGCCCGCCTGGCTCGCCGCGATCGATCGGCCGCTGGCCCTGGTCACCTGCTCGACCGCATTCCACGACGACGGCAGGATCGCCCAGCTGGCCATGGACGCGCTGGCCGACAGCGGGTACTACACCGTGGTCACCTCGGGCGCCATCGACCCCGAAACCCTCACCGCCGCACCGAATGCGCGAGTCGAACGGTTCATCCCGCATCACCTGCTGCTCGACCGCGCCGCCGTGGTGGTATCGCACGGTGGCATGGGTATCGTGCAAAAGGCCTTGGCCGCTGGGGTTCCCGTGTGTGTCGTGCCGTCCGGCCGGGACCATTTCGAGGTCGCGCGCCGGGTGGTCGGCAACAACGCGGGCAGCCGCGTCGCGGCGAAACGGCTCACCGCCGCGAAACTGCGCGCCGGGATCGAGCAGGCGGTGGCGTGCCGCGCGGGCGCCGCCCACGTTGCCACCGGCTTCCGCGCGGCCACGGGCACACTGCACGCGGCCAACCTGCTCGAACATCATTTCGCGGGAGTGGAGACCGGACACCCGGCCCGCTTCGGCTCCGTGCCGGTCTACGAGGCACACCACTACCCGACCAACGAGGTCGCCCCGGAGATCGTGCCCGGCGAGCCGGACCCCGTGGTGCTTCCGCCGAAATCCGCTCCGGCGCAAGAAGAACAGCGGCGACACGAGCGTTGA
- the nrdH gene encoding glutaredoxin-like protein NrdH produces the protein MTVTVYTKPACVQCNATYKALDKAGVEYEVIDISENDEARDYVMALGYLQAPVVVAGEDHWSGFRPDRIKSLATVAA, from the coding sequence ATGACCGTCACCGTGTACACCAAGCCCGCTTGCGTCCAGTGCAATGCCACCTACAAGGCCCTCGACAAGGCCGGGGTGGAGTACGAGGTCATCGACATCTCGGAGAACGACGAGGCCCGTGACTACGTCATGGCGCTCGGTTACCTGCAGGCCCCGGTCGTGGTGGCCGGTGAGGATCACTGGTCCGGCTTCCGGCCCGACCGCATCAAGTCGCTCGCGACCGTCGCGGCCTGA
- a CDS encoding ABC transporter substrate-binding protein, with translation MPSSAPPRRSLRVFATALALVTSVSALTGCGRSEPGSTADGKTVLRYQGSTGQVSPFELAEDLGYFSKIALRWEGDTTSGPANIQAAATNQVEFGSAFNGAVVKLIAGGAKVTSVLSSYGSDEQSFNGYFVRDDSGITSARDLIGKKVAVNTLGAHHEFITREWLHQQGLSDKEIEQVELTVVPPASTEDALRKGQTDVGTLGSVFRETAVERGGIHPLYTDKAIYGALNYGTYVFRDDFIAKNPEAVKDFVQGTARATRWLQLTPRAEVQARFTSIIDKRGRAENTGLIKYWRSSGLPTPGGVIAEREIQIWIDWLVRNGELKQGRLRAADLFTNKDNPYANGTYPPESGPTGEAVAAK, from the coding sequence ATGCCCTCGTCCGCTCCCCCGCGGCGTTCCCTTCGCGTGTTCGCCACCGCTCTCGCCCTGGTCACCAGCGTTTCGGCGCTGACGGGCTGCGGCAGGTCCGAACCGGGTAGTACCGCCGACGGAAAGACCGTGCTCCGCTATCAAGGCAGCACCGGTCAGGTCTCCCCCTTCGAATTGGCCGAGGATCTCGGCTATTTCAGCAAGATCGCACTGCGCTGGGAAGGCGACACCACCAGCGGTCCGGCCAACATTCAAGCCGCGGCGACGAATCAGGTCGAATTCGGTAGCGCGTTCAACGGCGCGGTCGTGAAATTGATCGCGGGCGGTGCGAAAGTCACTTCGGTCCTGAGCTCCTACGGCTCGGACGAACAATCGTTCAACGGCTATTTCGTGCGCGACGACTCCGGCATCACCTCGGCCCGCGACCTGATCGGCAAGAAGGTCGCCGTGAACACCCTCGGCGCGCACCACGAGTTCATCACCCGGGAGTGGCTGCATCAACAGGGACTGTCGGACAAGGAGATCGAGCAGGTCGAATTGACCGTGGTGCCACCGGCCAGCACCGAGGACGCGCTGCGCAAGGGACAGACCGACGTCGGCACCCTGGGCAGCGTCTTCCGGGAGACCGCGGTCGAGCGTGGCGGCATCCACCCGCTCTACACCGACAAGGCCATCTACGGCGCGCTCAACTACGGCACCTATGTCTTTCGCGACGACTTCATCGCCAAGAACCCCGAAGCCGTCAAGGATTTCGTGCAGGGCACCGCACGGGCCACCCGCTGGCTGCAACTCACCCCGCGCGCTGAGGTGCAGGCCCGATTCACCTCGATCATCGACAAACGCGGCCGGGCCGAGAACACCGGCCTGATCAAGTACTGGCGCAGCTCCGGGCTCCCGACGCCGGGCGGGGTCATCGCCGAGCGAGAAATCCAGATCTGGATCGACTGGCTGGTCCGCAACGGCGAGTTGAAGCAGGGCCGGCTGCGGGCCGCGGATCTGTTCACCAACAAGGACAACCCGTACGCCAACGGAACATACCCGCCCGAGAGCGGCCCGACCGGCGAGGCGGTGGCCGCGAAATGA
- a CDS encoding ABC transporter ATP-binding protein: MTAKLSLTQVRKQFPIRGKREAFTAIEDISLELHDGEFLVLVGPSGSGKSTLLDLLGGLTEPTSGAILLDGRPITGPGLDRGIVFQQYALLPWRTARGNIEFGLEAKGLRRKERRDVAEHYLDLVGLNGFGERYPHELSGGMKQRVAIARSLAFDPEVLLMDEPFAALDAQTRESLQDELLRIWRATGKTVLFITHGIDEAVYLGQRVAVLTSRPGRVKAVVDVAIDRSSDHDIRSSQRFRDYRHEIWTLLQSEVRRAASLERESLSDSAETPTERLTHV, encoded by the coding sequence ATGACCGCCAAACTCTCGCTCACCCAGGTACGCAAGCAGTTCCCGATTCGTGGAAAGCGCGAGGCGTTCACCGCCATCGAGGATATTTCGCTCGAGCTGCACGACGGGGAGTTCCTGGTCTTGGTCGGGCCGAGCGGCTCGGGCAAGTCGACACTGCTCGATCTGCTCGGCGGGCTGACCGAGCCGACCTCCGGCGCGATCCTGCTGGACGGCCGACCGATCACCGGGCCAGGGCTCGACCGCGGCATCGTGTTCCAGCAGTACGCGCTGCTGCCGTGGCGTACCGCGCGCGGCAACATCGAATTCGGTCTGGAGGCCAAGGGTTTACGCCGCAAGGAGCGGCGTGACGTCGCCGAGCACTACTTGGATCTGGTGGGGCTCAACGGTTTCGGTGAACGTTATCCGCACGAGCTGTCCGGAGGCATGAAGCAGCGCGTCGCGATCGCGCGCAGCCTGGCCTTCGATCCGGAGGTACTGCTGATGGACGAACCGTTCGCCGCGCTCGACGCGCAGACCCGGGAATCGTTGCAGGACGAGCTGTTACGGATCTGGCGCGCCACCGGCAAGACGGTGCTGTTCATCACGCACGGCATCGACGAGGCCGTCTATCTCGGGCAGCGGGTGGCGGTGCTGACCTCGCGCCCGGGCCGGGTCAAGGCGGTGGTCGACGTGGCCATCGATCGGAGCTCCGACCACGACATCCGCTCCTCGCAGCGGTTCCGGGACTACCGCCACGAGATCTGGACCCTGTTGCAGAGCGAGGTGCGGCGCGCGGCCTCGCTGGAACGAGAGTCGTTGTCCGACAGCGCCGAAACACCCACCGAGAGGCTGACCCATGTCTAG
- the nrdE gene encoding class 1b ribonucleoside-diphosphate reductase subunit alpha: MLNLYGPNGEIQFDKDREAAHQYFLQHVNQNTVFFHNLDEKLDYLLAENYYEPEVLEQYSRGFIKKLFQQAYAKKFRFPTFLGAFKYYTSYTLKTFDGKRYLERFEDRVCMVALTLAAGDEVLASKLVDEIIDGRFQPATPTFLNSGKKQRGEPVSCFLLRIEDNMESIGRSINSALQLSKRGGGVALLLTNIREHGAPIKKIENQSSGVIPIMKLLEDSFSYANQLGARQGAGAVYLHAHHPDIYRFLDTKRENADEKIRIKTLSLGVVIPDITFELAKKNEDMYLFSPYDVERIYGKPFADIDVTEKYYEMVDDKRIRKSKIKAREFFQTIAELQFESGYPYIMFEDTVNRANPIAGKITHSNLCSEILQVSTPSVFNDDLSYAKVGKDISCNLGSLNIAKTMDSPDFAQTIETAIRALTAVSDQTHIYSVPSIEQGNNESHAIGLGQMNLHGYLARERVHYGSEEGIDFTNIYFYTVVYHAIRASNLIARERGTYFGGFPESKYASGEYFDKYTEQVWEPKTERVARLFADAGVHIPTQDDWRALKASVMEHGIYNQNLQAVPPTGSISYINHSTSSIHPVASKIEIRKEGKIGRVYYPAPYLDNDNLEYYDDAYEIGYEKIIDTYAAATQHVDQGLSLTLFFKDTVTTRDLNRAQIYAWRKGIKTLYYIRLRQMALEGTEVEGCVSCML; encoded by the coding sequence ATGCTGAACCTGTACGGCCCGAACGGTGAGATCCAGTTCGACAAGGACCGGGAGGCGGCGCACCAGTACTTCCTGCAGCACGTCAATCAGAACACCGTCTTCTTCCACAACCTGGACGAGAAGCTGGACTACCTGCTCGCCGAGAACTACTACGAGCCCGAGGTGCTCGAGCAGTACAGCCGCGGGTTCATCAAGAAGCTGTTCCAGCAGGCCTACGCGAAGAAGTTCCGGTTTCCCACCTTCCTCGGCGCGTTCAAGTACTACACCTCGTACACGCTGAAGACCTTCGACGGCAAGCGCTACCTGGAGCGGTTCGAGGACCGGGTCTGCATGGTCGCGCTCACCCTCGCCGCGGGCGACGAGGTGCTCGCGAGCAAGCTGGTCGACGAGATCATCGACGGTCGCTTCCAGCCGGCCACCCCGACCTTCCTCAACTCGGGCAAGAAGCAGCGCGGCGAGCCGGTGTCGTGCTTCCTGCTGCGCATCGAGGACAACATGGAGTCCATCGGGCGTTCGATCAACTCCGCGCTGCAGCTGTCCAAGCGCGGCGGCGGTGTCGCCCTGCTGCTCACCAACATTCGTGAGCACGGCGCGCCGATCAAGAAGATCGAGAACCAGAGCTCGGGCGTCATCCCGATCATGAAGCTGCTGGAGGACTCGTTCTCCTACGCCAACCAGCTCGGCGCGCGGCAGGGCGCGGGCGCGGTGTACCTGCACGCGCACCACCCCGACATCTACCGGTTCCTCGACACCAAGCGGGAGAACGCGGACGAGAAGATCCGCATCAAAACCCTCTCGCTGGGTGTGGTCATCCCCGACATCACCTTCGAACTGGCGAAGAAGAACGAGGACATGTACCTGTTCTCGCCGTACGACGTGGAGCGCATCTACGGCAAGCCGTTCGCCGATATCGACGTCACCGAGAAGTACTACGAGATGGTCGACGACAAGCGGATCCGCAAGTCGAAGATCAAGGCGCGCGAGTTCTTCCAGACCATCGCCGAGCTGCAGTTCGAATCCGGCTACCCGTACATCATGTTCGAGGACACGGTGAACCGGGCCAACCCGATCGCGGGCAAGATCACCCACTCGAACCTGTGCTCGGAGATCCTGCAGGTCTCTACGCCGTCGGTGTTCAACGACGATCTGTCCTACGCCAAGGTGGGCAAGGACATCTCGTGCAACCTCGGGTCGCTGAACATCGCGAAGACGATGGACTCACCCGATTTCGCGCAGACCATCGAGACCGCCATCCGGGCGCTCACCGCCGTGTCCGATCAGACGCACATCTACTCGGTGCCCTCGATCGAGCAGGGCAACAACGAGTCCCACGCGATCGGTCTCGGCCAGATGAACCTGCACGGATATCTGGCTCGCGAGCGGGTGCACTACGGCTCCGAGGAGGGCATCGACTTCACCAACATCTACTTCTACACCGTGGTCTACCACGCGATCCGGGCGTCGAACCTGATCGCGCGGGAGCGTGGCACCTACTTCGGCGGCTTCCCCGAGTCGAAGTACGCCAGCGGTGAGTACTTCGACAAGTACACCGAGCAGGTGTGGGAGCCCAAGACCGAACGGGTCGCGCGGCTGTTCGCCGACGCGGGCGTGCACATCCCGACCCAGGACGACTGGCGGGCGCTGAAGGCCTCGGTCATGGAGCACGGCATCTACAACCAGAACCTGCAGGCGGTGCCGCCGACCGGGTCGATCTCCTACATCAACCACTCCACCAGTTCCATCCACCCGGTGGCGTCGAAGATCGAGATCCGCAAGGAAGGCAAGATCGGCCGCGTCTACTACCCGGCGCCCTACCTGGACAACGACAACCTCGAGTACTACGACGACGCCTACGAGATCGGCTACGAGAAGATCATCGACACCTACGCCGCGGCCACCCAGCACGTGGACCAGGGCCTGTCGCTGACCCTGTTCTTCAAGGACACCGTCACCACCCGCGATCTCAACCGCGCCCAGATCTACGCCTGGCGCAAGGGCATCAAGACCCTGTACTACATCCGCCTGCGCCAAATGGCGCTGGAGGGAACCGAGGTCGAAGGCTGCGTGTCCTGCATGCTGTAG
- a CDS encoding LLM class F420-dependent oxidoreductase, whose product MRFGIFIPQGWRLDLVGIDPADQWRVMRDLARRADAAELWESVWVYDHFHTIPVPTEEATHEAWTLMSAFAASTSRVRLGQMCTAMSYRNPAYLAKVAATVDLISGGRAEMGIGGGWYEHEWRAYGYGFPSAGERLGRLDEGVQIFRQAWTTGKATLDGKYYQVDGAIVQPLPLQRNGIPLWIAGGGEKKTLRIAAKYAQYTNFSGAPEEFTAKSEILRAHCADVGTDFDAIVRSSNFNAIIASTETEVEERLSAIQAKIATVTGDDHAKSFVDGMFRTSAAVGTPEQVAERLSAVRELGLGYAILNFPEAAYDTAGIDLFEREVAPALA is encoded by the coding sequence GTGCGCTTCGGCATCTTCATCCCGCAGGGTTGGCGGCTCGACCTCGTCGGTATCGACCCAGCCGACCAGTGGCGGGTGATGCGGGATCTCGCGCGACGCGCGGACGCCGCCGAACTCTGGGAATCAGTGTGGGTCTACGACCACTTCCACACCATCCCGGTGCCCACCGAGGAGGCGACGCACGAGGCGTGGACGCTGATGTCGGCGTTCGCGGCGTCCACCTCGCGGGTGCGGCTCGGGCAGATGTGTACCGCCATGAGCTACCGCAACCCCGCGTATCTGGCGAAGGTCGCGGCGACAGTGGACCTGATCTCCGGCGGCCGCGCGGAGATGGGCATCGGCGGCGGCTGGTACGAACACGAATGGCGCGCCTACGGTTATGGTTTCCCGTCGGCCGGTGAGCGGCTCGGCAGGCTCGACGAGGGCGTGCAGATCTTCCGCCAGGCGTGGACCACGGGCAAGGCGACGCTGGACGGCAAGTACTATCAGGTCGACGGCGCGATCGTGCAACCGCTTCCGTTGCAGCGCAACGGCATCCCGCTGTGGATCGCCGGTGGCGGGGAGAAGAAGACCCTGCGGATCGCGGCGAAGTACGCCCAGTACACCAACTTCAGCGGCGCGCCGGAGGAATTCACGGCGAAGTCGGAGATCCTGCGCGCGCACTGCGCCGACGTCGGCACCGATTTCGATGCCATCGTGCGCTCCTCGAACTTCAACGCGATCATCGCGAGCACCGAAACCGAAGTCGAGGAACGTCTTTCGGCGATCCAAGCCAAGATAGCGACCGTGACCGGCGACGATCATGCCAAGAGCTTCGTGGACGGCATGTTCCGCACCTCCGCGGCCGTCGGCACCCCCGAACAGGTCGCCGAACGGCTCTCCGCCGTGCGCGAACTCGGCCTCGGCTACGCCATCCTCAACTTCCCCGAGGCCGCCTACGACACCGCGGGCATCGACCTCTTCGAACGCGAAGTGGCCCCCGCGCTCGCCTGA
- a CDS encoding FAD-dependent oxidoreductase has protein sequence MTVDVLVLGGGPAGTWAALQAAASGTSVALADKGFCGSSGERAMASREAGPLGAASRSAPSCRAARRAMIG, from the coding sequence ATGACGGTCGACGTCCTGGTGCTCGGCGGCGGTCCGGCGGGTACCTGGGCCGCGTTGCAGGCGGCGGCGAGCGGCACCTCGGTCGCCTTGGCCGACAAGGGTTTCTGTGGGAGCAGCGGGGAGCGGGCGATGGCGAGCCGGGAGGCTGGGCCGCTGGGCGCCGCGTCGCGATCGGCCCCGAGCTGCCGTGCGGCACGCCGCGCGATGATTGGTTAG
- a CDS encoding ABC transporter permease: MSSAVDLQQRPIPVPASLPDPKTAGRIRVTGAQAARGVGRFVWRAVKPTVVIALFLLLWQFAPTLGLVDEVFLPPFSVVARAFLDLAASGELWTHVSASLSRSLAGFAIALAVAVPLGIAIAWYRPVAEFLNPVLELFRNTAALALLPVFILILGIGETSKVALVVYASAFPILLNTITGVRTVDPLLVKSAVSLGLSPLRLFQKVILPAAIPSIFTGLRMAAASSILVLLAAEMFGARAGLGYLITAAQQNFQIPNMYAGIIAISLLGLACNGLLVALERRCSRWRAEPNA, translated from the coding sequence ATGTCTAGTGCAGTGGATCTGCAGCAGCGTCCGATCCCGGTACCGGCGAGCCTGCCCGACCCGAAGACGGCCGGTCGGATCCGGGTCACGGGCGCGCAGGCCGCGCGCGGCGTCGGCCGGTTCGTCTGGCGGGCCGTCAAACCCACCGTGGTGATCGCGCTGTTCCTGCTGCTCTGGCAGTTCGCGCCGACCCTCGGCCTGGTCGACGAGGTGTTCCTGCCACCGTTCTCGGTGGTCGCGCGGGCTTTTCTGGACCTGGCGGCCAGTGGGGAGCTGTGGACCCACGTCTCGGCCAGCCTGAGCCGCTCGCTGGCAGGCTTCGCCATCGCCCTTGCGGTGGCGGTCCCGCTCGGCATCGCGATCGCCTGGTACCGGCCGGTCGCCGAGTTCCTCAATCCGGTACTGGAGCTGTTCCGCAATACCGCCGCGCTGGCGCTGCTGCCGGTGTTCATCCTGATCCTCGGCATCGGCGAGACCTCGAAGGTGGCGCTTGTGGTGTACGCGAGCGCCTTCCCGATCCTGCTGAACACCATCACCGGCGTCCGCACGGTGGACCCGCTGCTGGTCAAATCAGCGGTCTCGCTGGGGCTTTCGCCGCTGCGGCTGTTCCAGAAGGTGATCCTGCCCGCCGCCATACCGTCCATTTTCACGGGGCTGCGCATGGCCGCGGCCAGCTCGATCCTGGTCTTGCTCGCCGCCGAGATGTTCGGTGCCCGAGCCGGACTCGGCTATCTCATCACCGCGGCGCAACAGAACTTCCAGATCCCGAACATGTACGCGGGCATCATCGCCATCTCGCTGCTCGGCCTCGCCTGCAACGGCCTGCTCGTCGCCCTCGAACGCCGGTGCTCGCGCTGGCGCGCCGAGCCGAATGCCTGA
- a CDS encoding LLM class flavin-dependent oxidoreductase, translating into MAGKQFHLNAFLMGVGHHEAAWRHPRTEAHRVLDVRHFQELGRIAERGKLDSVFFADGLAVGPRIKRNTLAVFEPITLLSAIAAATTHVGLIATASTTYHEPFNLARKFASLDHISGGRAGWNIVTSAGEDEAFNFGYDGVPEHARRYERANEFVDVVNQLWDSWAHDAIVLDTAAGVFADPDKVHTIDFAGPRFKVRGPLNSPRTPQGRPLLVQAGSSESGKEFAARHAEAVFTAQRTLAEGQAFYRDLKSRLPKYGRGADELKVLPGLVPFIADTEAEARALEQEFTELISPDYALRQLSTMLGVDLTAHALDAPLPPLPAESEIETHKSRFTLVKELATNENLTVRQLIGKLGGGRGHRTFAGTPTQIADELQSWFDNGAADGFNIMPPYLPGGLTDFVDRVVPILQERGLFRTDYTADTLRGHYGLGPVPSSHTGPAAEATA; encoded by the coding sequence ATGGCTGGAAAACAGTTTCACCTCAACGCCTTTCTGATGGGCGTCGGACATCACGAGGCCGCGTGGCGGCATCCGCGCACCGAGGCGCACCGGGTGCTCGACGTCCGCCATTTCCAGGAGCTCGGCCGGATCGCCGAGCGCGGCAAACTCGACTCGGTGTTCTTCGCCGACGGACTCGCGGTCGGCCCGCGGATCAAGCGCAACACCCTCGCGGTCTTCGAGCCGATCACCCTGCTGTCCGCGATCGCCGCGGCCACCACCCACGTGGGGCTGATCGCGACCGCGTCGACCACCTATCACGAGCCGTTCAACCTGGCCCGCAAGTTCGCCTCGCTCGACCACATCAGCGGTGGCCGCGCCGGGTGGAACATCGTCACCTCGGCGGGCGAGGACGAGGCGTTCAACTTCGGCTACGACGGGGTGCCCGAGCACGCGCGTCGCTATGAACGGGCGAACGAGTTCGTCGACGTGGTCAACCAGCTGTGGGACAGCTGGGCGCACGACGCGATCGTGCTCGATACCGCGGCGGGCGTGTTCGCCGACCCGGACAAGGTGCACACCATCGACTTCGCCGGACCGCGCTTCAAGGTGCGCGGCCCGCTGAACTCACCACGCACCCCGCAGGGCAGGCCGCTGCTGGTGCAGGCCGGATCCTCGGAGAGCGGAAAGGAATTCGCGGCCCGGCACGCCGAGGCGGTGTTCACCGCGCAGCGCACGCTGGCCGAGGGCCAGGCGTTCTATCGCGACCTGAAATCGCGGCTGCCGAAGTACGGCCGCGGTGCGGACGAGCTGAAAGTGCTGCCGGGACTGGTGCCGTTCATCGCCGACACCGAGGCCGAGGCGCGCGCGCTCGAGCAGGAGTTCACCGAGCTGATCTCACCGGACTACGCGCTGCGCCAGCTGTCCACGATGCTCGGTGTCGATCTCACCGCGCACGCGCTCGACGCCCCGCTGCCGCCGCTGCCCGCCGAGAGCGAAATCGAAACGCACAAGAGCCGATTCACGCTGGTCAAGGAGCTGGCGACGAACGAGAACCTGACCGTGCGCCAGCTGATCGGCAAGCTCGGCGGCGGACGCGGGCACCGCACCTTCGCGGGCACGCCCACCCAGATCGCCGACGAACTGCAGAGCTGGTTCGACAACGGCGCCGCCGACGGGTTCAACATCATGCCGCCGTATCTGCCCGGCGGGCTCACCGACTTCGTCGACCGTGTGGTGCCGATCCTGCAGGAGCGCGGCCTGTTTCGCACCGACTACACCGCGGACACACTGCGCGGACACTACGGGCTCGGGCCGGTGCCGAGCAGCCACACCGGGCCCGCTGCCGAAGCGACCGCATGA
- a CDS encoding IclR family transcriptional regulator has translation MASADQPRSGSQAVERAVHLLNCFEGDDPEFSISELAHLAGVPVSTGHRLAQALVRGRLLEQDPTTDRYRIGQGLATLARPALSRLGMDSAAPHLYALAAGIKITTSLSVVAEREALTVLQARPPVHFCHHQLPPPRQPLRSSAAGRALLAHLPAAPYLETDLDLVRRKGFALEEFKGEDDPIRSVAVPVFGADRQVWGALGVQARAARLNDELVREILPAMRQIAVRIGGIVSASPTTEMSTP, from the coding sequence ATGGCTTCCGCCGATCAGCCGCGTTCGGGATCTCAGGCCGTCGAGCGGGCGGTCCACCTGCTGAACTGCTTCGAAGGCGACGACCCCGAGTTCTCGATCAGCGAGCTGGCGCATCTGGCCGGGGTGCCGGTCAGCACCGGGCATCGCCTCGCCCAGGCGCTGGTCCGCGGCAGGCTGCTCGAACAGGACCCCACCACCGACCGGTACCGGATCGGGCAGGGCCTGGCCACGCTGGCCCGGCCCGCGCTGAGCAGGCTCGGCATGGATTCGGCCGCACCGCACCTGTACGCGCTCGCCGCGGGCATCAAGATCACGACGAGCCTCAGCGTCGTCGCAGAACGGGAAGCGCTCACGGTGCTGCAAGCGCGCCCGCCGGTGCACTTCTGTCACCATCAGCTGCCGCCCCCGCGCCAGCCGCTGCGGTCGAGTGCCGCGGGCCGCGCGCTGCTCGCCCATCTGCCCGCCGCGCCCTATCTCGAAACAGACCTGGATCTGGTGCGGCGCAAGGGTTTCGCGCTCGAGGAGTTCAAGGGAGAGGACGATCCGATCCGCTCGGTCGCGGTGCCGGTCTTCGGTGCCGACCGCCAGGTGTGGGGCGCGCTCGGGGTGCAGGCCAGAGCGGCGCGGCTGAACGACGAACTGGTCCGCGAGATACTGCCCGCCATGCGACAGATCGCGGTACGCATCGGCGGCATCGTATCGGCGAGCCCGACCACGGAGATGTCCACGCCGTAA
- the nrdI gene encoding class Ib ribonucleoside-diphosphate reductase assembly flavoprotein NrdI encodes MSDNDDRSSTEPGALVYFSSASENTHRFVEKLGIPATRIPLHTADSLRVEEPYVLIVPTYGGGRHVLDAQRPNSISGHRSDKDFVPRQVAKFLNDPHNRALLRGVVAAGNTNFGDTFCYAGEVISRKCGVPYLYRFELMGTAEDVERVREGLGLFWQQRRQHRPEKQLA; translated from the coding sequence GTGTCCGACAACGACGATCGCTCGAGCACCGAGCCCGGCGCACTGGTCTACTTCTCCAGCGCCTCGGAGAACACGCATCGTTTCGTCGAGAAGCTGGGTATCCCGGCGACTCGCATTCCTTTGCATACCGCCGACTCGCTGCGCGTCGAGGAGCCCTACGTGCTGATCGTCCCCACCTACGGGGGCGGTCGGCACGTGCTCGACGCGCAACGGCCGAACAGCATCAGCGGCCACCGATCCGACAAGGATTTCGTGCCGCGCCAGGTCGCCAAGTTCCTCAACGATCCGCACAACCGCGCGCTGCTGCGTGGCGTGGTCGCGGCGGGGAACACGAACTTCGGCGACACCTTTTGCTATGCGGGTGAGGTGATCTCGCGTAAGTGCGGGGTGCCTTACCTGTACCGCTTCGAACTCATGGGAACCGCCGAGGACGTCGAGCGCGTCCGAGAGGGATTGGGATTGTTTTGGCAACAACGACGACAGCACCGACCGGAAAAGCAGCTCGCCTAG